The genome window ACCCCGCGGCCCGGTCAGTACCATTCTCATCAAACCTGTCATAAAGTCGGAAGGAATCTTCTCCCGGAGGGGCGATATCCTCATCTGGCTCACCGATGACCAGAAGCGGGTCCCCGTAATGCTCAAGACCAAAGTAGCCGTCGGCTCGGTGAAGGCGATGCTGGTGGGCGGGACATACTGAACGCCGTCACAGCGTGTATTGCCTTGAAAATCGCCGGTTTGCTATAATAAAAAGCTCGGGAGGCGGTGTAGCTCAGCTGGTTAGAGCATGCGACTCATATTCGCAGTGTCCGGGGTTCGATTCCCTGCACCGCCACCAATTTCCACTCTTTTATAACGCTCTCACAATAGGCTTTTTGATAAGCCTTGCTGTTTTAGAGACAGTACCTGTTTCCCTCTCGCATTGAAGAGCTGTATGCGCGCATGCATGCCCATTCCCATTCTTACTCGTTTCGCACCTGGCGTAATAAGCCCCGTATATCCTACTTATACGATATTGACTTACTTTCTTATGAAGTGTAAGATAAGCTATAAGTAAGGAGGTGCAGAGATATGGATTCGTCTACCGTAACCAGCAAAGGGCAGCTCGTCATTCCCGCACGTCTCAGGAAACGCTACGGCATCAAACCCGGAACAAAGGTCAATTTTGTGGAACGGGGGGCGGAAATCCTCTTCCAGCCCGTGACAAAAGAGTTTATCCGGAGCGTTCACGGCATGCTTACCAGCGAGACTTCGGTGACAGAAGAGCTGCTCAAGGAGCGGGTAAAGGAAAAAGAGCGGGAGGAAAGGAAGCTTGAAAAACACCGTTCTTGACAGCTATGCAGTGTTGGCCTTTCTTTTTAAAGAGAAAGGACACGAAAAGGTCCTTTCTCTTCTCGAGAAGTCTGCGGATGCCGACAGTCCGCTCCTGATCGCCTCCCCGAACTGGGCCGAAATCAGGTACATGATCGAGCGCAAAGCGGGCCGTACTAAATGGGGGGAGGTCCGCGCCCGGCTCCTTGGTTTGCCGCTGGAGATTGTTGCTGTTGATAGTGAACTGGCGGAAGCCGCCGGAGCGCTCAAAGTATCGCATAAAATGTCACTTGCCGATTGTTTTGCCGCGGCGCTTGCGAAGCAGCGCAAGGCCGAGCTCTACACCGGCGATCCGGAGTTCAAAGAGGTCGAGAAGGAAATGAGGATTGTCTGGCTATAACCGTAAATCTCCAACAGCTTGTCGGACAAGTACCCTGAGAAATCTAAAATCGTAGTCATCCCTGCCCGCAGCGCATACTTTCTTCTATCCCATGAGAAAGCCGGAGTGCGGAATAGATTCACCCAGAAAAGCAGGGGGGTCAGGTCTTGAATCTTGAATTTCCCAATAATTAAATTGCTCCTGCTCCTTCCTGCCCTCATAAAGTCCTCATGTCTGCTCCCGGTGCCACTCAGCACCTCGATTGGGTGAGGGCGGAAAGCCGCTCAATCACTGATCGATGTCACTCTTTCAGCCAAGCGTCGGGCAGCTCCGAGAAAAACTTTTCAAGGGGAATACCGGCTCCGCCCAAAACCAATGATTTTGCCTTGGGGTATTTTGAGCTGAACTTCTCCATGCCGGACACCTTAG of Nitrospirota bacterium contains these proteins:
- a CDS encoding AbrB/MazE/SpoVT family DNA-binding domain-containing protein, which translates into the protein MDSSTVTSKGQLVIPARLRKRYGIKPGTKVNFVERGAEILFQPVTKEFIRSVHGMLTSETSVTEELLKERVKEKEREERKLEKHRS
- a CDS encoding type II toxin-antitoxin system VapC family toxin, which encodes MKNTVLDSYAVLAFLFKEKGHEKVLSLLEKSADADSPLLIASPNWAEIRYMIERKAGRTKWGEVRARLLGLPLEIVAVDSELAEAAGALKVSHKMSLADCFAAALAKQRKAELYTGDPEFKEVEKEMRIVWL